A window of Pecten maximus chromosome 12, xPecMax1.1, whole genome shotgun sequence genomic DNA:
agggacatataatttcggtataattttattaatttgacaaaaatagGGCCAGCCAATGTAACATCAGTGTGCGAACTTAACGATAGACCGATAGTCTAGTAGATTTGCTGTCGGTCTatggaaaataaatacattgaagACCGAATGTCTATGCACAAGAATCTGGTgcatatacaataaaatcgggagtgacataacacctaccttacatgtatggataaatgagatatttatttaacacagaacacccatttagtctcgCCTAGATATTTaattccgtccgtatagaccctcatTTCACGCTAGTCAAAATctcatacttgactcgacgccatattgctaactatgtgTAGGTCGTggtcggcctaattaccctaaGTGCGCaatggagcgaaaagaaaaaaaatccaacatttatttttatatattttaccgcttatactagtttataaataataaaattttgaattgaatataacagTTTATGGGAagaataagcttagttttcttaatttaaactatgttagaagaaaaacacaattattgatatggtcttttcggtccattgcgttccgattcgggtagttagtcgtactgtcactttcaaaatggcgggtcGACAGTATggaattttgactagcgtaaagcgagggtctatacgaaCGGAATAAAACATCTAGGTGGGACtgaatgggtgttctggggtaaataaatatctcatttatccatatatgtaaggtaggtgttatgttaCGCCCTATTTCATTGTATATGCAccagattcttagcgacaccaaacggtgtcggataattccacgttttcatatagatTCTAGTAGTGTTCGGATCAATTCTGTCAACATGTAATTTGTAAAATCTAGGTCTATGAAGTTTTTAGCAGGTctatgacattttgaaatcccATAGACCGATTGTCTATGAAGATGAAAATCTTAAGTTCATTGACTGAATGTATAGGATAcaatatattgaaatgataaatatgtTGAGAAATGACCTACAGATGACTGTATTCACATTTCAAGAGAAATGACCTACAGATGACTGTATTCACATTTCCAGAGAAATGACCTACAGATGACTGTATTCACATTTCCAGATATGACATCTGGTATCTCACATGCATTACCATAAACCTTTAAAATTGATACGTAGTGACAACTTGTAATGTAGTTTGGGACATGTACTGTGACTACTGtcaaacatatgtatatgtaccatacTGAAATGTACTCATGCTTTTCTCGTCGGATTAATATTCTCTAAAATGTTGAGTACGTCTGTACCCACTAAACCTTGTCAAAATTTTCGAAATGGTGTTCCTAGATCTGGACCTGCCTAAAAATTGCTATATATGCATGTTAGCAATATTAGTAGAGTAGACAACTTTGTTCCTCCAACTCGCTACACCATAAAATTGACTggtaatatatttaatttgtataatgCCCACCATCAATTTTTCTCATGCATAACACAGATATATGTAAGTATTCATTTCCAGAGCAAACTTACTGGATTGATTTACTCCAATCCCTTTTACTATATCTATTCTCTCTACTAAACGCCATATACATCTACATCTGATCATTTTCTTTCTTCTCCCAGCTCTTGACACAATCACACAGTTTCACAACATCACTCACAACTTGACCTAATCTTCAGCTCAATGAAGCTAATTGGTGATCAGTACTTTGTAGATCTAGAGATGACCTGTACCTGTTACCTGTAGTAGACACCATTATAGCTGTTGTGATAACataaaaaccaaaccaaaagttACAAGTCATTTATCTTGTGCTTTACTTGATCTTGCAACACTATATGTGCGTTCGAGTAATTATATAAGAAGTTAAGAGTAAAATGTATACCCTTCTTTTGACAGTGAAACTCAATGGAGGAAGGCAGATCACAGGAATTCTTAGAGGATTTGACCCATTTATGAATTTGGTGGTGGATGAAAGTATAGAAGACTGCAAATCAGGAGAAAAGAATTCTATTGGAATGGTGGTAAGAAAGAAATATACCTCAGTTGGCAGGACTCATTCTGGGGCCTTTTTGGGGGCTGTTAATGGGCCCATTcccatttgaaattatttcatatttaagccaaattccttAAATCTTAATTATGATATGGCAGACACCATTCTTTAATTCATAATCACTTATTGGGTGAATTGAGTATGAAAATTTGTAATTGATTTTGTGAATTTTAAACATTCTATTTCCGGGTAAAAGATTACGagaataatgtatatttataaatgtttgaCATTGACAAACTGATTTTAACATTATCAGtaattatctatttatctttaactgattttttttttttttattttacaattttgagcTTTACTGTTATAAATGTACTTCATAAAGGCTACTGTATGCAAATCTTCATCTATTTTTAATAGAACAAATTTTATGACATCTGTTTTAAATGAAGATGAGTATTATTTGAAAAAGAAGTAATCTTTTTAAACTTTCATTCTTGCCTTGACTTAGTAACAGTTAAACTTTTATGTTcactttctgaaatttcattggATATCAAGGCACAGCACATTTAACTGTTTACtaatactgaaatatttttatccTAAAGGTTGTCCGAGGGAATAGCATCATCTTACTGGAGGCACTGGACCGTGTATGATGGTTCCATCTGACAGCTTAGTGTGGAGAGTGGATGTCAGCAGTGTAGAAGTGGAAGCGACAGATGTGTGGAAACGAGTGATGGACACAAGGGAAAAATATGGAAAAGTTGAAAGCAAACTTGATCATTTGACATGTTACATTCATCTCATTATATTGTCGATATTAACATGTACAGAGACACATTttgtgaagttttttttatggaTCTTTGTATCTGTTCTGTTCAGTGTATGATAAACTTTTTAATTCATCATGTTTCAATTTGTCTTTTCTTCAGAATAAATAGTAGATAAATAATAGTTCAGATGGAACAGCATAATTTCTGACGATTTTATACCTTTTGTTTTGAGAAGAAAGTGCATTCAGATTCATATAAAGAGAAAAGTGTTGGAGTACAGTATATTGTATGGAACTCTGATAGATGATCTTAGAATTCATTAGGTGTGAAttaatgtttgatattgtttctgTGTACCAttgattgttttttattaaaagaatgagtgaaataacaaaacaaaattctgttGTCTGTTAATGTGAAAATGTCTGCTGTCCATTCTTAAACTTTTctgcaaaaaatatttttcttaatttctCAATTATTGTCAGGACCCCTTCCCCCTCTTTTTTGGAAGAGGAagtttttttaaccttaaaaatggggaaaaaattcGGCTCACactatcactaaattactggacccaCCCACCCccgcctgatcccgaattattgcAAATTTGCAATATTCATTTTCTGCCAGGCGGCttcgacccccccccccccccccccttagaccccctcgccaaaaaaaattcggcttgcattatcactaaattactggacccctcCTTTCGAAAATTATGGATCCGCGCCTGTGTACAATGGTTTGACTTGTTTCCTTCCCCTCCATATCTGCTGAGCTAACGAAAATGCAAGTAATAGTATAATACTCATTTGGCAGCTGTTATTTAAACCTTAAATACCTCTCCCACTATAAAGGTCGTTGATCCCATTTATCCTTGACCTTTGGACCCTAATGACCCCGATTTGTGAGCAAGTGACGTTGATCTTTGTTCAGTTGcaaaatgtgacctttgaccttttcgTCAGCTGACCCCGTGTTTAATTCTAACCAATGTCTTATAAACGTGTTCATCTGATTCAGCGAAAAGGAAAATTTGACCTGGACTTCTGACACTTCGActtttggtcagttgactccttgtttaattaCGATGAACTTTGCCTCCTGTTCAACAGTGAAAAGCTACGAAAATTCATTTTAACCTTTGTCtagttgaccttgacctcaccATGACGTTTAGTCAATTGTATCCTTGTGTAATTCTGTTTTAACTTGTAACTTTGTTACATATCATAAAATGTTAATTAGCATAAGATTCAAAATTTGACCTTTATTTTTGGGGCTAATGGCTGCAATATACTGTTTTGTTggtcgttttttgttttttgctaaTCGAACATCTTGaccaaatttcatgtaaatAATACTGAAGTTATCAACAGGAAACTAACTTTGTGGACAGAGAGTGATTATGAACTATTATAGGACACCCTGTGTCGGAAAACCACACCGATAAATGAATAGGGAGCGTGACATGTGCACAGATCATTGAGGAGCGGTGACAGAATATCGGACttactagcccgagtttcctctggccctgacaccatgtctggtgtaggtgtcagggccagaggataCTCGGGCTACAGAATCGATACCCCTAAACCAGTACATCAAACCGAGGAGAGCGAGACGAGGGCGCACCATCAGGACTACAAAGACTTCTGTTACAACAGCAGAGTCGATAGGACTGGAGCCATCTGCTAGAGAACAGCCCTCGAATCGCGTGATTAAGATCTCTCTTTCACACGCTGTGATATACCACTTTTGGTTACTGCAGCGAATTCAAAATCTGCCAGTCAGCTTTGCTGAAATGGTACAAAAGCGTTGACTTTCTAGAATCACCAATATTCCTTAACTAAAGAATTCCCATAGGACAGCATTAATGGATTTAAGGGCAAAATCTGTGCTGAGGAACTTTCCTTCAATACAATAATACTGTCATGTGGAAAATTTTCAGTTTAAGGATTTCAATAAGTTAGGAAACTTTGGTCAGGATGTTATAAGTTATCAAAGGGGCATTcattcgtttgaataaagtttaggtttCGTCAAAATTAACCTTTTCCAAGTGGTAAAAGTTATAAACTTTACATTAATTAGACGGTTTTACTGTCAAGGTAAACCAAAGTTCTTTGAGGTATTAAATCCTGAAATTCTCATTTCTACCCGAAGTTATCACTAATTACAacagacatacggtatttgtatacgatacgcctttttcttgtacatttcggcgttaatttcattacatgtagacCCAAACACTACTAttatcatcgttcggacatggatttcatcaatagaaattgtgcatgtttctgatatCCGAACGAAGAAATAACCCTTTAATGCAGAGTGAAGTTTAAAAAACGACCTGTTGACCTTTTATTATGTAAAACTAAATTGTGGTATATAAAGCAGACATTTAAATTCCGTGCTATTTCACGATATCTGCGGTTAAGTGTCTGAATACTACCCTCGCCATATCTTCCCCTTCAAGGGCTTGAAAGTTCCCTAACTTTCATGTCATCCAGCTCTGTCAGccataaaatatttcattcatgcTAAACTTCATGTCGATAAAAATTTGCAATCGAAAGATACGTTattaataaaaaagataaataaataaaaagtcaCCTGTGATAAATTGATAATACTACAAGCATGTATGTGTAATACAAGAAAGACAAGATCACGAAAGCAGACTGGAGATTAAAAACTTcctgatttttgtttgtttttttttaatttctgggCGGTAGTACGATATCCCTCGTGAAGAGTCCGGAATACCGGACCCATCGCGTATATTCGTTTTTCAATCTGTTTGAAACGTTTGCAATTATGCATCACTTAAATCCCTCTTTACTCACAATTGATATGATGTAATGAACCTTTACCCAATTcatgtatatagtacattatataagtatttatatcgATCGATACATAGTTAAAATGAGATCTATTAGTGTATCTTCAGTGACTACATATTGGAAATCGTGTTTATCACTGGACAGGGGCATGTTTCTGTCCATTGTGGTTAGTTGTCTGACACTGTACGACTTTTCCACCGCAGGTGAGTCTGtgaacattgtattacacaatATGATCATTGTCAGGGTATCGgaccgaccatcactgcgccattcTTTTCTTAGAACGCCGATGTGtcgcagtggtataagctgtgggtatttctggctagacGATTGGGTGCCCTAGATCGTGAGTTCTTGAGTTCGAGGACCGGTCAGGGCTCGAGTCAtcaagttgtcttccttcgagCAAGAGGGTTGATAATTAATTAGCTCTTTATAAAGTCAACCATTGATAActattttaagtattttttatGGAAACTGAACTGTATACTTTCTCCACGAGAAGATGGCACTGCACCACCATCCAGTGGGAAAGTAATTAAATAGTATGGATGTTTTACAGATGGTTTCTGAGTACAGCTTCCATCAGGCAGAATGCATCTACATTGTTTAAAAGAAGTCCCTCAATATCTGTGTAGATGGTCCCTCAGCAGAACCTTCATGTTAACTATTAATGTCATTCTTTGTGTAAACTTTTAATGTCGTTCTTTGTGTTAACTTTTAATGTTATTCTTCGTGTTAACTTTTAATGTCTTTCTTCGTGTTAACTTTTAATGACGTTTCTTGTATTAACTTTTAATGACGTTTCTTGTATTAACTATTAATGTCATTCTTCGTGTTAACTTTTAATGTCTTTCTTCGTGTTAACTTTTAATGTCGTTCTTCGTGTTAACTTTTCATGTCGTTCTTCGTGTTAACTATTAATGTCGTTCTTCGTGTTAACTTTTCATGTCGTTCTTCGTGTTAACTATTAATGTCGTTCTTCGTGTTAACTATCAATGTCGTTCTTCGTGTTAACTTTTAATGTTGTTCTTTGTGATAACTTTTAATGACGTTTCTTGTATTAACTATTAATGTCGTTCTTCGTGTTAACTTTTAATGTCTTTCTTCGTGTTAACTTTTAATGACGTTTCTTGTATTAACTTTTAATGACGTTTCTTGTATTAACTTTTAATGACGTTTCTTGTATCAACTATTAATGTCGTTCCTCGTGTTAACTTTTCATGTCGTTCTTCGTGTTAACTATTAATGTCGTTCTTCGTGTTAACTTTTGATGTCGTTCTTCGTGTTAACTATTAATGTCGTTCTTCGTGTTAACTATTAATGTCGTTCTTCGTGTTAACTATTAATGTCGTTCTTCGTGTTAACTATTAATGTCGTTCTTTGTGTTAACTATTAATGTCGTTCTTCGTGTTAACTATTAATGTCGTTCTTCGTGTTAACTTTTCATGTCGTTCTTCGTGTTAACTTTTCATGTCGTTCTTCGTGTTAACTTTTCATGTCGTTCTTCGTGTTAACTATTAATGTCGTTCTTCGTGTTAACTTTTAATGACGTTTTTCGTGTTAACTTTTCATGTCGTTCTTCGTGTTAACTATTAATGTCGTTCTTCGTATTAACTATCAATGTCGTTCTTCGTGTTAACTTTTAATGTTGTTCTTTGTGATAACTTTTAATGACGTTTCTTGTATTAACTATTAATGTCGTTCTTCGTGTTAACTTTTAATGTCTTTCTTCGTGTTAACTTTTAATGACGTTTCTTGTATTAACTTTTAATGACGTTTCTTGTATTAACTTTTAATGACGTTTCTTGTATCAACTATTAATGTCGTTCCTCGTGTTAACTTTTCATGTCGTTCTTCGTGTTAACTATTAATGCCGTTCTTCGTGTTAACTTTTCATGTCGTTCTTCGTGTTAACTATTAATGTCGTTCTTCATGTTAACTTTTCATGTCGTTCTTCGTGTTAACTATTAATGTCGTTCTTCGTGTTAACTATTAATGTCATTCTTCGTGTTAACTTTTAATGTCGTTCTTCGTGTTAACTTTTCATGTCGTTCTTCGTGTTAACTATTAATGTCGTTCTTCATGTTAACTTTTCATGTCGTTCTTCGTGTTAACTTTTCATGTCGTTCTTCGTGTTAACTTTTCATGTCGTTCTTCGTGTTAACTATTAATGTCGTTCTTCGTGTTAACTTTTAATGACGTTTTTCGTATTAACTTTTCATGTCGTTCTTCGTGTTAACTTTTCATGTCGTTCTTCGTGTTAACTATTAATGTCGTTCTTCGTGTTAACTTTTAATGACGTTTTTCGTGTTAACTTTTAATGTCGTTCTTCGTGTTAACTATTAATGTCGTTCTTCGTGTTAACTATTAATGTCGTTCTTCGTGTTAACTTTTAATGACGTTTTTCGTGTTAACTTTTCATGTCGTTCTTCGTGTTAACTTTTCATGTCGTTCTTCGTGTTAACTATTAATGTCGTTCTTCGTGTTAACTTTTAATGACGTTTTTCGTGTTAACTTTTAATGTTGTTCTTTGTGTTAACTTTTAATGTCACTCTTCGTGTTAACTTTTGCTGACGTACAGACCTGAAATGAATCGCTATGCCGACATATTCGCTATTCTAGATATCCTGGTATCATAATAAGGTCGGATAATATTATATTCAAAACATGTGCTATATTGAAAATttgtaatgtacatttatttatatcaaaattatctttaaaatgtaaactaaatacatgtacaaacactATAGCCTGTATACATAGTATTATCAGTGCAGTAATAGCGACAGAACGGAAAAGAAAATGGTCAAATTTTCACAGTACTTAGTCCTCCCCTTTGTCGAAACACGGATAAGTGCAAACTATTACGTTACAGACAATTAATCCAATTACTTGAAACGATACAACTCAACTGTCAATTTGATATTAACTTGCTCAAATTCGGTATTGGCTTTTCAGAATCAGATATGCCAGATTGGACTAAAGCATACAACCTCTTAAATTAAGATTTGAAGTGAATATTTGTAAATTGCAGGCATTAACGTGACTGTGAGtaaaaagatatataatattcaaGCTGGAGATGACGTCACTTTACAGTGCTCCATTAACTCAGATGAAGGCCTTGATTATGTTCACTG
This region includes:
- the LOC117339093 gene encoding probable small nuclear ribonucleoprotein G — its product is MSKAHPPELKKYMEKKLTLKLNGGRQITGILRGFDPFMNLVVDESIEDCKSGEKNSIGMVVVRGNSIILLEALDRV